TCTATATTTTCGCTTATGCTTATCTCTTTACCGGTATCTTCTTTTGGCTTTTCTACTGCTAATAATTTGCCTCTCGCATCACGGCCATTTTGCCCTTCGTGAGACTTTTTCTCTTCCATTATCACTTCATCTTGTGCTACACCAAAAACAAAACCTCTATCAGCGTAATCAACCTTATCTTCCTCTTTTATCGCATCAAGTTTATCTTTGTAGTAGTAAAGTATCTTTGCATCGGTAGCTTTTTTTGGATTTATACCTTGTGTTATGTTTAGTATGTAGTCTTTATCAAGTTCGCCCTTTACATGCACAACTGAGGCGATTTGTTTTAACTCATCTTTTAGTTTGCCAATCCTTATACCTATTAAAATTTGAGCTTTCATAAGCTGTTTGGCGATATATTCAAAAAGCTTATCTTCGTAATGCTGTTCGTATTCACAATCTTTTGTGGCTTTTACCTTTGCGACTACTTTTGTAACCGTTGAATTTACACCGATTTCTATCTTTGGAAGCTTTGGTACAGCATTTAGCCTAACATCAAAAAATTCCACGTCATAGACCTGCTCGATCTCTAGTGTCTCGTCAAGGTAAAAAGTATTATCATCAAAAAAGTCTAAATTTTCTTCAGGGACAAAAACTGGCTCTTCATTATCTTTATTTTTATAATAAGTCAAAATGTCTAAAATTTTAAAATCTATAAATTCTACCGGTACGCTGTGTTGCTTGCTTAATTCTTTAAGCGATATATAAGGTGTTGAAGTTTGAATTTGCGTTGGCGGTAAAAATCTCTCGTTTTCTTGCACGTTCTCGCTCAAAATTGATCCATTTCACATAAAATTTAGCTCTTATTATCGCCAAAATTTTATTAAATTTGGGTTATGTAAGCTTTAAAGCATCTTTTGTTACTATTGCGTTTTCAAATTTAATTTAGGTGAGCGATGTTTATAAAAGGTTTTTTTTCAAACTCAGTTGGCATTATGGTTTCAAGAATTCTTGGACTTATAAGAGACCTTTTAACAGCTTCTATCCTTGGAGCTGGCATATTTAGCGATCTTTTTTTTATCGCTTTTAAAATCCCAAATTTATTTCGCCGTATCTTTGGCGAGGGCGCTTTTACACAGGCATTTTTGCCAAATTTTGCAAACAGCAAGAAAAAAGCAGTCTTTCAGGCTGAAATTTTCATCAAATTTCTACTTTTTATAGGCGCATTAACGCTTCTTGTAAATTTATTTACGCCCTACTTTATAAAGATCATCGCAAGCGGCCTGAGTGAACAAAATATCATGGGTGCAGTGCCGCTTGTGCGTATAAATTTCTACTATCTAGCCCTTGTTTATATCATCACTTTCATGGGTGCACTACTTCAGTACAAAGGACACTTTGCCACGACTGCGTTTTCAACTGCGCTACTAAATTTAGCCATGATCGCATCGCTACTTTTGGCTCGTGGCAAGAGCGAGAGCGTGGTCGCACTTTATCTTAGCTTTGGCGTCGTTGCAGGCGGCATTTTGCAAGTTTTAGTGCATCTAATTGCTATGAAATTTAACGCCTTAAATAAAATTTTTTGGGGCGGTCTAAGCGGATATTTTAAAGGCAAAAAAGCTAGTAGCAAAGGCTTTTTTATAAATTTCTACCACGGCCTACTTGGCTCAAGTGCGATGCAAATAAGCGCATTTATGGACACTTGGCTAGCTAGCTTTTTGGTAAGTGGCTCGATAAGCTATCTCTTTTATGCAAATAGAATTTTTCAGCTCCCACTTGCCATCTTTGCGATCGCACTCTCTCAAGCACTCTTTCCAAAGATCACTAGGCTTTTAAAGCAAAAAGACGAGGCAAATGCCCTAGTTTGGACGAAAAAGAGTTTTTACCTGCTACTTTGCGCCCTGCTAGCCGCCACGATCACAGGCGTCGTGCTAAGTGAGTTTATCATCTGGCTCTTGTTTGAGAGAGGGAATTTTGTAAGGGCAAACACCATTGAATGCGCCAAGGTGCTAAGTGCTTATTTGGTGGGGCTTACGCCATTTGGACTGGCTAAAATTTTCTCACTTTGGCTTTATGCAAATATGAAGCAAAAAGAGGCGGCCAAAATTTCTATCATCTGCCTTGTGATAAATTTGATCCTAGCAGTCATTTTGATGCAGAAATTTGGAGCAACTGGTCTTGCATTTGCAAGCTCACTTGGGGGATTTTTACAGCTTATTTTATACATTAGAGCCTTTGGAGCTAAGCGATTTTTAGCTATAATCGAGCCTAAATTTATAGCTGCTATCGCACTTTTGGCGGTTTTGCTCTATTTTGGTTTAACATTTTTAAAGGATATATTTAATGCGAATTTTTGATACTTCTAAAAGAGAAAAGGTTGAGTTTAGCCCGATAAGAGAAGGTGAAGTTAGCATCTATCTGTGCGGACCAACGGTCTATGATGATGCACATTTAGGACACGCAAAGTCAGCCGTTAGCTTTGATCTTTTAAGAAGGGTCTTAAAAGCGCTTGGCTACAAGGTCAAATTTGCAAGAAACTACACCGACATCGACGATAAAATTTTAAATAAAATGGTGCAAACTGGCCAAAGCCTAGAGGAGATCACAAACAAATACATAGCGCATTATGAGAGCGACATGAACGCTTTAAACGTATTTGATCCAGACTTTAAGCCAAAGGCTACGCAGTGCTTGGATGCGATCATTAGCTACATCAAGGTGCTTATGGATAAAGGTGTGGCGTATAAAACGAGTGATGGAATTTACTTTGATACGAGCAAGGATAGCGGCTATTTTAGCATTAGCGGTAAGGATAACAATACCGATCTAATCGCGCGTGTGGCAAGTTTTGGCGAGAAAAGAGACGAAAAAGACTTTGTGCTTTGGAAATTTGATGAGAAATGGTACGAGAGCCCATTTGGCAAGGGTCGCCCTGGCTGGCACACCGAGTGCGTGGCTATGATAAGAGAATTTCTAAGTGATAAAGAAAATGAGGAATTTGAGATCGACATCCACGCTGGTGGCATCGACCTACTCTTTCCGCACCATGAAAATGAAGCAAGTCAGTGCAGATGTGCCTATCATAAAAATTTGAGCAAATACTGGATGCATAATGGCTTTATAAAAGTAAATAACGAAAAGATGAGCAAGAGCCTAAACAACAGCTTTTTCGTAAAAGACGCCCTAAAAAACGTTCATGGCGAAGTGCTTAGATATTACTTGCTTACGAGCCATTATAGAGCGCATTTTAACTATTCAGATGAAGATCTAGTAGCTTCAAAAAAGAGACTTGATAAAATTTACCGCCTCAAAAAAAGAGTCGATGGCGTGCAAGCAGGCGCGGCAAATGAGAGCTTTAAAAGTGAGCTACTTGAAGCACTAAGCGATGATCTAAACGCATCTAAAGCGCTTGCAAGTGTTGATGAATTTGTAAAAACGGCAAACGAAAAACTTGATAACAATCCAAAAGATAAAGCCTATAAAGCAGAAGTGGCAGCAAATTTATATCTGATAAATGAAATTTTAGGCATTGCTAGCACAAACTATGTTGAGTATTTTCAGTTTGGCGTAAGCGACGAGCAAAAAGAGCAAATTAAAAGACTTCTCGATGAGCGCACGGTAGCCAAAAAAGAGAGAAATTTCGCAAGGGCTGATGAGATAAGAGATGAGCTAGCAAAAATAAACATCTCTATCATGGATACGCCAAATGGCGCAGTTTGGGAGAAAAACAATGAATAACTTTGGCTTAAAAGATGTGCTAAAACGCTTTGGCCCATATTTTAAAGACTACATTCCACACTTCATATTAGCCTTTATTGGTATGGCCCTTGCAAGTGGCGGAACAGCTGTTAGTGCGTATCTAGTGGAGCCTGTATTAAATAAAATTTTTGTTGAAAAAAATGAGACATTACTTTATATGCTGCCATGTGCGATCATTGCCATTTATGTACTAAAAAATATAGGAACCTTTATGCAGGCTTATTTTACGGCATATATCGGACAGGATACGATTAGAAGATTTCGTGAAAAGATGGTCGAAAATTTACTAACTTTGGATATGAAATTTTTTAATGATTTTAGAACAGGCGAGCTAATAAGTAGAACCAC
The DNA window shown above is from Campylobacter concisus and carries:
- the murJ gene encoding murein biosynthesis integral membrane protein MurJ; translation: MFIKGFFSNSVGIMVSRILGLIRDLLTASILGAGIFSDLFFIAFKIPNLFRRIFGEGAFTQAFLPNFANSKKKAVFQAEIFIKFLLFIGALTLLVNLFTPYFIKIIASGLSEQNIMGAVPLVRINFYYLALVYIITFMGALLQYKGHFATTAFSTALLNLAMIASLLLARGKSESVVALYLSFGVVAGGILQVLVHLIAMKFNALNKIFWGGLSGYFKGKKASSKGFFINFYHGLLGSSAMQISAFMDTWLASFLVSGSISYLFYANRIFQLPLAIFAIALSQALFPKITRLLKQKDEANALVWTKKSFYLLLCALLAATITGVVLSEFIIWLLFERGNFVRANTIECAKVLSAYLVGLTPFGLAKIFSLWLYANMKQKEAAKISIICLVINLILAVILMQKFGATGLAFASSLGGFLQLILYIRAFGAKRFLAIIEPKFIAAIALLAVLLYFGLTFLKDIFNANF
- the cysS gene encoding cysteine--tRNA ligase, which codes for MRIFDTSKREKVEFSPIREGEVSIYLCGPTVYDDAHLGHAKSAVSFDLLRRVLKALGYKVKFARNYTDIDDKILNKMVQTGQSLEEITNKYIAHYESDMNALNVFDPDFKPKATQCLDAIISYIKVLMDKGVAYKTSDGIYFDTSKDSGYFSISGKDNNTDLIARVASFGEKRDEKDFVLWKFDEKWYESPFGKGRPGWHTECVAMIREFLSDKENEEFEIDIHAGGIDLLFPHHENEASQCRCAYHKNLSKYWMHNGFIKVNNEKMSKSLNNSFFVKDALKNVHGEVLRYYLLTSHYRAHFNYSDEDLVASKKRLDKIYRLKKRVDGVQAGAANESFKSELLEALSDDLNASKALASVDEFVKTANEKLDNNPKDKAYKAEVAANLYLINEILGIASTNYVEYFQFGVSDEQKEQIKRLLDERTVAKKERNFARADEIRDELAKINISIMDTPNGAVWEKNNE